In one Trichosurus vulpecula isolate mTriVul1 chromosome 8, mTriVul1.pri, whole genome shotgun sequence genomic region, the following are encoded:
- the COMTD1 gene encoding catechol O-methyltransferase domain-containing protein 1 encodes MVLSRLSLPAELAVGTAVLGAAFVTGVFLGSRVPRWLWAPQQQQQRRRLLPPEDDPLWQYVLSRSMREHPALRSLRKLTLEQPQGDSMMTCEQAQLLANLARLIKAQKVLDIGSFTGYTALSLALALPSTGQVVACEIDAAPTELGRPFWREAGEEQKIDLQVRPALQTLDELLAEGAAGTFDMAVIDADKESCSTYYEKCLKLVRSGGIIAVSNVLWNGEVLNKPQKGDVATQCVRDLNERILRDSRVHISLLPLGDGLTLAFKI; translated from the exons ATGGTCCTGTCGCGGCTCTCCCTGCCCGCCGAGCTGGCCGTGGGCACCGCCGTGCTTGGGGCGGCCTTCGTGACCGGAGTCTTCCTCG GCTCGAGGGTACCCCGATGGCTGTGGGctccccagcagcagcagcagcggcggcggctcCTGCCCCCCGAAGACGACCCCCTGTGGCAGTACGTGCTGAGCCGCTCCATGCGGGAGCACCCGGCGCTGCGGAGCCTTCGGAAG CTCACCCTGGAGCAGCCACAGGGGGATTCCATGATGACCTGTGAGCAGGCGCAGCTGCTGGCCAACCTAGCCCGGCTCATCAAAGCGCAGAAGGTTCTGGACATTG GCTCCTTTACAGGCTACACCGCTCTGAGCTTGGCCCTGGCATTGCCCTCTACTGGGCAGGTAGTAGCCTGTGAAATTGATGCTGCTCCCActgagctgggaaggcccttctGGAGAGAG GCAGGTGAGGAGCAGAAGATTGACCTTCAGGTGAGGCCGGCTCTGCAGACCCTTG ATGAACTACTGGCTGAAGGGGCAGCTGGCACCTTTGACATGGCGGTCATTGACGCTGACAAGGAGAGTTGCAGCACCTATTATGAGAAGTGTCTGAAGCTTGTTCGGTCTGGTGGGATTATTGCTGTTAGCAAT GTCCTCTGGAATGGGGAGGTGCTCAACAAACCACAGAAGGGAGACGTGGCTACTCAGTGTGTCCGAGATCTCAATGAGCGAATCCTCAGGGATTCCCGGGTCCATATCAGCCTCCTACCCCTGGGAGATGGCCTCACTTTGGCCTTCAAGATTTAG